One part of the Mycolicibacterium aromaticivorans JS19b1 = JCM 16368 genome encodes these proteins:
- a CDS encoding GlxA family transcriptional regulator, which yields MVVFALYDKVTLQDVAAPLEIFARANDFGARYQVILASLTGEAVNTTSFVTLKVDVPLAEVPDRIDTLIVPGGVPPDFRFTPGEHDIPEEQTPDVVASALEMVGELAPRARRVASVCTGAFVLAALGLLEGRRATTHWAHCQELARTYPEIEVVPDSLFVQDGPYITGAGISAGVDLGLAMVESDYGPDVARRVARWMVVFLQRPGGQAQFSVWTEAASPVSRGLREILDSVVTDPAADHSIASMAERAAVSERHLVRMFREQVGLTPSRFVEQARLEAAKVLLATGDHGQETVARRAGFGSADTMRRTFRRALGVSPSSYRSRFRTTGIHR from the coding sequence ATCGTCGTGTTCGCACTGTACGACAAAGTGACGCTACAAGATGTAGCCGCGCCGCTTGAAATATTCGCGCGGGCAAACGATTTCGGCGCGCGATACCAGGTGATCCTGGCCTCGCTGACCGGTGAAGCTGTCAACACGACCTCGTTCGTCACGCTCAAAGTCGACGTCCCGCTGGCCGAGGTGCCGGACCGGATCGACACCTTGATCGTGCCGGGCGGGGTGCCACCGGACTTCCGCTTCACCCCCGGCGAGCACGACATCCCCGAAGAGCAGACACCGGACGTCGTGGCATCGGCCTTGGAGATGGTGGGCGAGCTGGCTCCGCGGGCGCGCAGGGTGGCCTCGGTCTGCACCGGCGCGTTCGTGCTCGCGGCCCTGGGCTTACTCGAAGGCCGCCGTGCGACCACCCATTGGGCGCATTGCCAGGAGTTGGCACGCACCTACCCCGAGATCGAGGTGGTGCCGGATTCGTTGTTCGTCCAGGACGGCCCGTACATCACCGGGGCCGGAATCAGCGCGGGCGTCGACCTCGGTCTGGCCATGGTCGAAAGCGACTACGGCCCCGACGTGGCCCGGCGGGTGGCGCGTTGGATGGTGGTGTTCCTGCAACGCCCCGGGGGCCAGGCCCAGTTCAGCGTCTGGACCGAGGCGGCCTCGCCGGTATCTCGCGGGCTTCGCGAGATACTCGACTCCGTCGTGACCGATCCGGCAGCCGATCATTCGATCGCGTCGATGGCCGAACGTGCCGCCGTCAGCGAGCGGCACCTGGTTCGGATGTTCCGCGAGCAGGTCGGATTGACACCGTCGCGATTCGTTGAGCAGGCCCGATTGGAAGCGGCGAAAGTACTGCTGGCCACCGGCGATCACGGTCAAGAAACTGTCGCGCGGCGGGCCGGCTTCGGGTCGGCGGACACCATGCGCCGCACCTTCCGCCGCGCATTAGGCGTGTCACCGAGCTCCTACCGGAGCCGCTTTCGCACGACCGGAATCCATCGCTAG
- a CDS encoding DUF1097 domain-containing protein, giving the protein MDSRTALTLSIGVLGGVAVAFTAEVITVPIWVVFLAWASFFFVGGGVAGWVRSVASNIVGVIIASASLYAAYLMGGSLLVTAIAVGVGSAVMVQASWVPLLAATPAVVVGFASTVSTVAGRGNDVTVTTISHPGLVAAVACVLGASFGLLSEYLATAMTKKSVADTAPPHTEGSPA; this is encoded by the coding sequence ATGGATTCTCGGACAGCCTTGACGCTGAGCATTGGCGTGCTCGGCGGCGTGGCAGTCGCGTTCACTGCCGAGGTCATCACCGTGCCGATCTGGGTGGTGTTCTTGGCGTGGGCTTCGTTCTTCTTCGTCGGTGGCGGCGTCGCCGGCTGGGTTCGGTCGGTCGCGTCGAACATCGTCGGCGTGATCATCGCCTCGGCCAGCCTCTACGCCGCCTACCTGATGGGCGGCAGCCTGCTGGTGACCGCAATCGCCGTGGGTGTAGGTAGCGCTGTCATGGTGCAGGCGTCGTGGGTGCCGCTGTTGGCCGCAACTCCCGCCGTCGTCGTCGGATTCGCCTCCACGGTGTCGACGGTCGCCGGCCGAGGCAACGACGTCACCGTCACCACCATCTCGCACCCCGGGCTCGTCGCCGCGGTGGCCTGCGTCCTCGGAGCGTCCTTTGGCCTGCTTTCCGAATACCTGGCAACCGCCATGACCAAGAAGTCGGTCGCAGACACCGCACCCCCGCACACGGAAGGAAGCCCGGCCTGA
- the nthB gene encoding nitrile hydratase subunit beta yields MKLQHYLGGLEGLPEPLTLEKRVFVEEWEKRIFGIHVAMMGLSNHLGAALPGYPIDEVPTAFADEWTWADLRTGAEAMNPFDYFKFRYYEKWLGGITQFFIDKGYVTEEELAERMAEDGSGTDADDRPAIDDQVIAYLRLGDSPRRDIAHPKFTVGSQVRITNVPADAHSRLPGYLRERVGTVERVFEGDYGYFTHTGDGIGDPMPIYIVEFDPAAIWGPRAEGGPLKLYAELFEAYLAPIEEKA; encoded by the coding sequence ATGAAACTGCAGCATTATCTCGGCGGCCTCGAAGGCCTGCCCGAGCCGTTGACCCTGGAGAAGCGGGTCTTCGTCGAGGAGTGGGAGAAGCGCATCTTCGGCATCCACGTCGCGATGATGGGCTTGTCGAACCATCTCGGTGCCGCGTTGCCGGGGTATCCCATCGACGAAGTGCCCACGGCCTTCGCAGACGAGTGGACGTGGGCCGACCTGCGTACCGGCGCTGAGGCGATGAACCCGTTCGACTACTTCAAGTTTCGCTATTACGAGAAGTGGCTGGGCGGCATCACCCAGTTCTTCATCGACAAGGGCTATGTGACCGAGGAAGAGCTCGCTGAACGGATGGCCGAGGACGGCTCGGGCACCGACGCCGACGACCGTCCGGCGATCGACGACCAGGTGATCGCCTATCTGCGCCTAGGGGACAGCCCGCGCCGTGACATCGCGCACCCGAAGTTCACGGTCGGCTCGCAGGTACGCATCACCAATGTTCCCGCTGACGCACATAGCCGGTTGCCGGGCTACCTGCGTGAACGCGTCGGCACCGTGGAACGCGTATTCGAGGGTGACTACGGCTATTTCACCCACACCGGCGACGGCATCGGCGACCCGATGCCGATTTACATCGTCGAATTCGATCCGGCCGCGATCTGGGGCCCGCGCGCCGAGGGCGGCCCACTGAAGCTCTACGCCGAGTTGTTCGAAGCCTATTTGGCACCGATCGAGGAGAAAGCATGA
- the nthA gene encoding nitrile hydratase subunit alpha, with amino-acid sequence MTGQFAYPPDREEISAKQVAALEALLIEKGVITPQTVDKVLAYFETEMTPLNGKKIVVKAWTDPEFAAKVVVDTPAAVAELDLPEGMAGAEGEHLQAVANTAGVHNLVICTLCSCFPWPVLGLPPYWYKDPTFRSRAAREPRKVLAEVGLELPADTEIKVWDSSGHSRWFVIPERPSGTEDFTDEMLMDLVTTESMIGVALAGPTS; translated from the coding sequence ATGACCGGACAGTTCGCCTACCCGCCCGACCGCGAAGAGATCAGCGCCAAGCAGGTGGCCGCACTCGAGGCGCTGCTCATCGAGAAGGGCGTCATCACACCGCAGACCGTGGACAAGGTGCTGGCCTACTTCGAGACCGAGATGACGCCGCTCAACGGCAAGAAGATCGTCGTAAAGGCCTGGACTGATCCCGAATTCGCTGCGAAGGTAGTGGTCGACACCCCGGCGGCCGTCGCGGAACTGGACCTGCCGGAGGGAATGGCCGGCGCCGAGGGCGAACACCTGCAGGCGGTGGCCAATACGGCCGGTGTGCACAACCTGGTGATCTGCACGCTCTGCTCGTGCTTCCCGTGGCCGGTGCTCGGCCTGCCGCCCTATTGGTACAAGGACCCGACGTTCCGGTCGCGGGCCGCCCGCGAACCGCGCAAGGTGCTCGCCGAGGTGGGCCTGGAGCTACCCGCCGACACTGAGATCAAGGTGTGGGACTCCAGCGGCCACTCCCGGTGGTTTGTCATTCCCGAACGTCCCTCGGGGACCGAAGATTTCACCGACGAGATGTTGATGGATCTGGTGACCACGGAGTCGATGATCGGAGTGGCATTGGCGGGTCCGACGTCATGA
- a CDS encoding nitrile hydratase accessory protein, which translates to MKLHDTCTTDQAAPQFDHEWQRRAFGLALALSEFRHYPWSEFQETLISTIGEWEGRPESERGQWEYYDHWVATLEKLVDRHELLTAPPLTDANDHALAHDHDH; encoded by the coding sequence ATGAAGCTGCACGACACCTGCACCACGGATCAGGCCGCACCGCAGTTCGACCATGAGTGGCAGCGCCGCGCCTTCGGACTGGCGCTCGCGCTCTCGGAGTTCCGGCACTACCCCTGGAGCGAGTTCCAGGAGACTCTGATCTCGACGATCGGCGAGTGGGAAGGCCGGCCCGAATCCGAACGGGGGCAATGGGAGTACTACGACCACTGGGTTGCCACACTCGAGAAGCTCGTCGACCGCCACGAGCTCCTCACTGCGCCCCCGCTCACCGACGCCAACGATCACGCGCTCGCCCACGACCACGACCACTAG
- a CDS encoding CbtB domain-containing protein, with the protein MNEANPTLGAPRVDLRAAANSLATPLRLAVLTLLALIVYYFVGYDQGAVSVFGSDTHIHEFVHDARHLLGFPCH; encoded by the coding sequence ATGAATGAAGCCAATCCCACCCTCGGCGCGCCGCGTGTCGACCTGCGTGCCGCTGCGAACAGTCTCGCCACCCCGCTGCGGTTGGCCGTGCTGACGCTGCTGGCGCTGATCGTCTATTACTTCGTCGGGTACGACCAAGGTGCCGTGTCGGTGTTCGGTTCGGACACCCACATCCACGAGTTCGTGCACGACGCACGTCACCTGCTGGGGTTCCCGTGCCACTGA
- a CDS encoding CbtA family protein — MPLTAELPSAVRYLVPGVMGGIVCFAFSRWLIAPLISTAVAYEGDREHAEAVLAGEAHGHGHELFSRSVQENVGAAVGIVAFAVAMGVLFVVAYTAIRSAIERRGGTADPTGLALLLSAGMFGAITLLPGLKYPPNPPTVGLEETIGARSSAFLTITVASVIAACVATAAGLAWSRRWGNWPAAALASGGYGAVMLAACTVLPGFHEVPGPLSGPDGILIEGFPAQVLADFRVYSLLNQALMWATIGVTWALLSRLAARSRRRSFGMGYVAA, encoded by the coding sequence GTGCCACTGACCGCCGAATTGCCCTCAGCTGTACGCTATCTCGTACCCGGTGTGATGGGCGGCATCGTCTGCTTCGCGTTCAGCCGGTGGCTCATCGCGCCGTTGATCTCCACCGCGGTGGCCTACGAAGGCGATCGCGAACACGCCGAGGCCGTGCTCGCCGGCGAAGCTCACGGCCATGGTCATGAGCTGTTCAGTCGCTCGGTGCAGGAGAACGTCGGTGCCGCTGTCGGGATCGTCGCCTTCGCCGTCGCGATGGGCGTGCTGTTCGTGGTGGCCTACACCGCGATTCGTTCGGCGATCGAACGACGCGGCGGCACGGCCGATCCCACGGGCCTGGCGCTGCTGTTGTCGGCGGGAATGTTCGGCGCGATCACGTTGCTGCCGGGCCTGAAGTATCCGCCGAATCCGCCCACCGTCGGTTTGGAAGAGACCATCGGCGCGCGAAGTTCGGCCTTCCTGACCATCACGGTCGCCTCGGTGATTGCGGCGTGCGTGGCAACAGCTGCCGGGTTGGCGTGGTCCCGGCGGTGGGGGAATTGGCCGGCGGCCGCGCTCGCATCCGGTGGCTATGGTGCGGTCATGCTGGCCGCTTGCACGGTGCTGCCCGGCTTCCACGAGGTGCCCGGCCCGCTCTCCGGACCGGACGGCATTCTGATCGAGGGCTTCCCGGCTCAGGTGCTGGCCGATTTCCGGGTGTATTCGTTGCTGAACCAGGCATTGATGTGGGCGACGATCGGCGTGACGTGGGCGCTTCTGTCCCGGCTGGCCGCCCGCAGCCGACGGCGCTCGTTCGGAATGGGTTATGTCGCAGCCTGA
- the gjpA gene encoding outer membrane porin GjpA, which produces MYAVPRPFVAATVAVVGAGAIAISPAAPAALDIHAAPAIQLAASTDWTDIFTRAGQGAQTLFDTWREAPAPVLQQIVANQISYLKELPDFAAIANQIQTHLRAALSAPTAPDLSTLDSTHRTFYQLLPAVLQLPGVPDLLQLSISPTGKQLLAFSTTALSGVVLGMAGPVLGPLLVLASSVDAIRAELTSPTPDVAAALSTLTNIPAAMTDAFLNGGQHVDLTALAQTFGPAIGVSFPTGVKVGIALGGLLSPGGSIFNALDFAYDNDLLGVLHIHVPLATGNPIGPIGAFMEFTRAIAKSIGWTAPATAAAARSAAAPSGLAAANEVPRSVLASVPTPTVTTPITTKATTNRQVKASTGSNVGARGNTAAKRTPAAAGSGKGSSARAKAPAKAAAG; this is translated from the coding sequence ATGTATGCAGTCCCTCGGCCCTTTGTTGCCGCCACGGTGGCAGTGGTCGGAGCCGGCGCCATCGCGATCAGCCCGGCGGCCCCGGCGGCACTGGACATCCACGCGGCGCCCGCGATTCAACTCGCTGCCAGCACCGACTGGACGGACATCTTCACCAGGGCCGGCCAAGGCGCGCAGACGTTGTTCGACACCTGGCGAGAGGCGCCGGCTCCGGTACTGCAGCAGATCGTCGCCAACCAGATCTCCTACCTCAAAGAGCTGCCCGACTTCGCGGCCATCGCCAACCAGATCCAGACCCATCTCCGGGCCGCCCTCTCCGCACCGACCGCCCCCGATCTGAGCACCCTGGACAGCACTCACCGGACCTTCTACCAACTGCTGCCCGCGGTCCTGCAACTGCCTGGTGTCCCAGATCTGTTGCAGCTCAGCATTTCTCCCACCGGAAAGCAGCTCTTGGCCTTCTCGACCACCGCGCTGAGCGGTGTCGTACTCGGCATGGCGGGCCCGGTGCTAGGGCCCCTACTGGTGTTGGCGTCGAGCGTGGATGCGATCCGGGCGGAGCTCACCTCGCCGACACCCGATGTGGCTGCTGCGCTCAGCACGTTGACGAACATCCCGGCGGCGATGACCGACGCGTTCCTCAATGGCGGCCAGCATGTCGATCTCACGGCGCTGGCGCAGACGTTCGGACCGGCGATCGGGGTGAGCTTCCCGACCGGCGTGAAAGTCGGGATTGCGCTTGGCGGTCTGCTCAGCCCGGGTGGCTCGATCTTCAACGCGCTGGATTTCGCCTACGACAACGACCTGCTCGGCGTGCTGCACATCCACGTCCCGCTGGCGACGGGTAATCCGATCGGTCCCATCGGCGCCTTCATGGAGTTCACCCGTGCCATCGCGAAGTCCATCGGGTGGACCGCACCGGCAACTGCTGCGGCCGCTCGGAGCGCGGCCGCGCCGAGCGGTTTGGCGGCGGCCAACGAGGTGCCGAGGTCCGTCCTGGCCTCCGTGCCAACGCCAACCGTGACGACGCCGATCACGACCAAGGCGACCACGAATCGTCAGGTCAAGGCGAGCACGGGAAGTAATGTCGGGGCTCGCGGCAACACCGCCGCCAAGCGCACCCCGGCGGCAGCCGGGTCCGGCAAGGGGTCCAGCGCCCGGGCGAAGGCGCCGGCGAAAGCTGCAGCCGGGTAA
- the sodC gene encoding superoxide dismutase[Cu-Zn], with the protein MVNRATAAAALIAAPVVVLAGCNSAQNGSPQTSGTTTSGSSAQTIKAELKSPDGKPVANATIDFANGYATVTVETVTGSTLSPGSHGMHIHSVGKCEADSVAPSGGATGNFLSAGGHLQVGGRTEHPASGDLTPLLIRKDGSGKLVATTDAFTLDDLKGPQGSALIIHAGPDNFANIPQRYTHDGVPGPDAETLATGDAGARVACAVLSPASASASTSVTTSTSTVTETTATQVPPAETSPTTTPSTTPTTTTTTVSPTTAVTTSTTVSTTTTPVSPQPAG; encoded by the coding sequence ATGGTGAACCGTGCAACCGCCGCCGCAGCGCTCATTGCGGCACCCGTGGTCGTCCTCGCAGGCTGCAACTCCGCGCAGAACGGCAGTCCGCAGACATCTGGTACGACGACGTCGGGCTCCAGCGCCCAGACGATCAAAGCAGAACTGAAGTCTCCCGACGGCAAGCCCGTCGCCAACGCGACCATCGACTTCGCGAACGGGTACGCGACCGTGACGGTGGAAACCGTCACCGGAAGCACCCTGTCCCCGGGAAGCCATGGAATGCACATCCACTCGGTGGGTAAGTGCGAGGCCGACTCGGTCGCCCCGTCCGGTGGGGCGACGGGCAACTTCCTGTCCGCCGGCGGTCACCTACAGGTCGGCGGCCGCACCGAACACCCGGCGAGCGGTGACCTGACACCGCTGTTGATTCGCAAGGACGGTTCCGGGAAGCTCGTCGCCACCACCGACGCCTTCACCCTCGACGACCTCAAAGGTCCGCAGGGCAGCGCGTTGATCATCCATGCGGGTCCCGACAACTTCGCCAACATCCCGCAGCGCTACACCCACGACGGCGTGCCCGGGCCCGACGCCGAGACGCTGGCAACCGGCGACGCCGGCGCCCGAGTGGCCTGCGCGGTCCTGTCGCCCGCGAGTGCGAGCGCCTCCACATCCGTCACGACGAGTACGTCGACCGTCACCGAGACGACGGCTACTCAGGTGCCGCCGGCGGAGACAAGCCCGACCACGACGCCGTCGACCACACCCACCACCACCACCACGACGGTGAGTCCTACCACCGCGGTGACGACGTCGACAACGGTCTCGACCACAACGACGCCGGTCAGTCCTCAGCCCGCGGGGTGA
- a CDS encoding radical SAM protein produces MGLRGDRLLRYVTAFCPSCHDEAPEKSLADVGRLSGRLVERDERVWLERGCATHGLVSTLYDEDPEILRYLEEWTAPTKAHTPDVAGNFDPIPSAYLRGLPEMQTQHTCILLEDIAETCNLRCPTCFTGSSPDLRNVVAVADVLANVDQRLARENGRLDVLMLSGGEPTLHPALPELLAELTSRPITRILVNSNGVRIANDDALLDLLTEHRDRVEVYLQYDGLTDTAHRHHRGGDLRSVKHSALQRLSQREIFTTLVMTAALGVNDTEIGDMVALALATPYVGGISIQPQFGSGRSGHIDPLDRLTHTGVLKRLGPQTDGAVTWRDLTALPCSHPHCCSVGYLIRDDAGAWRSLVSLLGHDGLKARLGLVSNRIADSELPQQLRVAVKESLLGLLSEQSSLSHPDIGDVWRTICESCDLGMSTLLTLASSALPGRRRKLRRMLGERVVRITIKPFMDMSTMIEERLVQCCVHVGTSAAQHQCAPFCAVQAWPALARQRMSIAAGRQLPLLAVTPRAED; encoded by the coding sequence ATGGGGTTGCGCGGCGACCGGCTGTTGCGATACGTCACCGCCTTCTGCCCGTCCTGCCACGACGAGGCCCCAGAGAAGTCGCTGGCCGATGTCGGCCGCCTCAGCGGCCGGCTCGTCGAGCGCGACGAGCGGGTGTGGCTCGAGCGTGGTTGCGCGACGCACGGTTTGGTGAGCACCCTTTACGACGAAGATCCGGAGATCTTGCGCTATCTGGAGGAGTGGACCGCGCCGACCAAGGCTCATACCCCCGATGTGGCGGGGAATTTCGATCCGATCCCATCGGCGTATCTGCGCGGACTGCCGGAGATGCAGACTCAGCACACCTGCATCCTGCTGGAAGACATCGCCGAGACCTGCAATCTGCGCTGCCCCACCTGCTTCACGGGTTCCTCGCCGGACCTGCGCAACGTGGTCGCCGTCGCCGACGTGCTCGCCAACGTCGACCAGCGGCTGGCCCGCGAAAACGGACGCCTCGACGTGCTGATGCTCTCCGGTGGCGAGCCGACGCTGCACCCGGCCCTGCCCGAGCTGTTGGCCGAACTGACCTCTCGCCCGATCACCCGAATACTGGTCAACAGCAACGGTGTTCGGATCGCGAACGACGACGCCCTGCTCGATCTGCTGACCGAGCATCGCGATCGGGTGGAGGTTTATCTGCAATACGACGGTCTCACGGACACGGCGCATCGCCATCACCGTGGTGGGGATCTGCGTTCGGTGAAACACAGCGCGCTGCAACGATTGTCGCAGCGAGAGATCTTCACGACACTGGTGATGACGGCCGCCCTCGGGGTGAACGACACCGAGATCGGAGACATGGTCGCGCTGGCTCTGGCCACGCCCTACGTCGGTGGGATCAGCATCCAGCCGCAGTTCGGCTCCGGCCGGTCCGGGCACATCGACCCGCTGGACCGGCTCACCCACACCGGGGTGCTCAAGCGACTCGGCCCGCAGACCGACGGTGCGGTGACGTGGCGCGACCTGACCGCATTACCGTGCTCGCACCCGCACTGCTGCTCGGTCGGATACCTGATCCGCGACGACGCCGGCGCGTGGCGCTCACTGGTCTCGCTCCTCGGCCACGACGGCCTCAAGGCCAGACTCGGGCTGGTGTCCAACCGGATCGCCGACAGCGAACTTCCCCAGCAGCTTCGCGTTGCGGTCAAGGAATCACTGCTCGGACTGCTCTCGGAGCAGTCGTCGCTGTCGCACCCCGATATCGGCGACGTGTGGCGAACCATTTGCGAGAGTTGCGATCTCGGTATGAGCACGCTGCTCACCCTGGCATCGTCGGCGCTGCCTGGGAGGCGTCGCAAACTTCGCCGAATGCTGGGCGAGCGGGTCGTTCGCATCACAATCAAACCGTTCATGGACATGTCGACCATGATCGAGGAGCGGCTGGTGCAGTGCTGCGTGCACGTCGGCACCAGCGCAGCTCAACATCAGTGCGCGCCGTTCTGCGCAGTGCAGGCATGGCCGGCTCTTGCCCGCCAGCGCATGTCGATCGCAGCGGGTAGACAACTCCCGCTGCTCGCCGTCACCCCGCGGGCTGAGGACTGA